In the genome of Sander lucioperca isolate FBNREF2018 chromosome 18, SLUC_FBN_1.2, whole genome shotgun sequence, the window GAGTATAACCACATTATTCatgggactacagatgaaaattagctttTCTGCTAACTCTGGCACGTTTACATTTTGagtgtaaacaaaaaatgtcaattgttgtgcattgtccctttttaaataaacaaataaagtaGTATTTGGGAATTTCATCAAGATTCATACTACAACATACGGTAGTACCTGAGCTACTCTCATATCCTTTTCTCCTTCTGCTTCCAGTGAGTCTCTTTCACAGGGTGATCACAAAACTGCTGCTTCAGGAAAAGCCTTTGAATCTGTGCCCAGGAAGACGGGATACACAGGTGAGACGCCTATTCACCTCCAAGGGAACTGATCTGAATCTGTGGGTGGAGTTCCAGGTCCCTTTTTAGGTTGTAATTACCTCcctatttgttttattttaatatattttaacaatttattaaaTTAACAGACCAATTTAGACAAAGGCCGCTGATTTAAACTAggttaaaaatattattatattattattaattaattaattattataattaaacaTGTTGTAATGAATCTAACCGGCTTGACTGACGTGTCTTTTCTGCACAGCTGCCCCAAGTGTGTTTACATGGAGAAATGCATCTACAACCAAGGACAGGttagtgtgtgggtgtgggtgcgGGTGTGGGTGCGGGTGTGGGTggggtagggctgcacgattatggccaaaatgataatcacgattattttgatcacgattaattatcacgattatttgttgattttaacccaaaattttttattgtcacataggctaattataactgctttcacatccatattgtgctacattcctcctttgttgaaggatactatgaaggagtatgccatttcagctgttgtgcgcatagactgtatataaaaggTTGTgcttgccgtgaaaagatacaggcagcgcaattttctgttcacgttaacggcgcatgttaaaatcgcCCGGTATCTACtggacgaaatagcaacgcggattacggtgccacttaaatgtctgcgttgcgctctgatgctccaaaacagacgttacaggcaacagaaacatcgctgcatgtcacgctagtaaacactaataacacgttgcacagcaggtaacgttagcctaccattagctacagtagtaactggattaaacacggctaaaatgctgacagctaaacggtgtagtgtgactgtatttcactgtagaggattccaacagcgcgACGTACAacaagctatgagctaaaagactcaaactagcactggtcgcTGCTGttgtcaaaaacaacacagatgggaCAAAATAagttgcgtttactggtaaaccttgtgacaacttatgaccgactgctatctgttgtggaattttcccatagaccgtatataagaATTTTCCACAGGTTACTCTGTCCTatgtgactgtctacatctaaccatagactgtatataagaatctAACCAAAGAATTTgtctaaactaagctgcgcggtgcagggaacaactctgattggctcgtggaggcacgtgatcagagagtgTTTACGGacctttggagaaaaaaaaaaaaaaaaaaaactttgatacagaGCGTTCGTTCTGTGaacggaatgaagcattttaaatatcgctcgatcacgtgaatttgatcgtgggaagccgtgatcgtgattaaaatttgattaattgtgcagccctagtgtgtgggggtgggggtgttttCTGATTATTTTACTAACTCTTCATGATTCATCTCCAGGCGTGGTAGTTTgaccacattcacacacaataaAACATTCAGTGGAGCCCTTGAGAACACACAGCCAGCTAGATGTGCAAAGGTAGTAATTTCTCTTGCTCTTTCATGACATGTCACAGCACCCATTAACTCGTAACTATGGGTGAAAACACAATGTATTATTTCTGTAATGTCTACCTGTGTTGCAGCAGGAACAGGCAGCAGATTTGGACCTTTCTACAGAAGTAGCTACTCGCCTCAATCTCGTGGACAAAGGGACTCCTGCTGTCAGTCTCCCTGACACACATTCTGCACATACATGGCACAGCGATGACGACATACCCAGGCTCACCAAGGTGAGATGGTCAGGAGTGAGGTATAGTCACTGTGTTGAAGAAAGCATGGTTACAATTTATTATATTTCATGtatgtgttgtatttgtgtgtaggAAATGACAGTGGAGGTGAGTTGTGCTCTGGCTCAGAGTGATCCCAACCTGGTTCTCAGTGCGGCTTTCAAACTACGCATCACACAGAGAGACCTGGCCACACTGCAGGAAGGTGGCTGGCTCAATGATGAGGTATGTACtattatttcaattttattttttcacttttgctATCTGGTGGAATTCCCCCACACAACTTCTCCTTCAACAGTGAAGAATGTTGGTCATGTCTTGTTGCTTGTACAACTTCATCATATTCCTTCACAATGCCTCTGCAAGTGTTTGTGGTGTTGAAGCTTTTATTGTTTCCAATGAAAATGCAGAACGCATTAAAAGCTACCTGTCTCTTTATGAACAGTGTGTTAAAATCTCTGTGTGTGGAGTGTCACTGTTTGGCATACCAGACAAGTTTTGCTTGGTGGTAGTAGTAGCTACTGCACCCAGTCACCATGGAAACAGAGCTTGTTGCGAAATTAGGTTAATACAACTGTGATGCTCAGTATTATGTGAGCATTCCTCGTACTATACTGCTTATACACTACTGTGTTGCTGACAATAACTTAACTAGTCGGTTACTGTATATGACAGTTATGTATGCATTAAAAGCCAATACCTCATCTTATTATTTTAAAGCAAATTGTATTCTCATGTCAAATTATTAAAGAATCAGTCCCCTATTTTTCCAGTGAAAACTAGGAGATAAcagttattatatatttaagaactgtttcctctgtttcctctacCAAGGTGATAAACTTCTACCTGTCCCTTGTCATGGAGCGTTGCTCTGGTGATGCAGCAGGATTAAAAATCTACTCGTTCAGCACCTTCTTCTTCCCGAAGCTGCGGGGTGGAGGAGGCGGGCAGGCTGGAGGACACACTGCTGTGAAGCGCTGGACCAAGGCTGTCGACCTTTTCCTCTTCGACCTCATCCTGGTCCCTCTGCACCTCGGCGTCCACTGGGCAATGGCTGTGAGTCAGAAGCACCATGACTATAAGATGTTTGTCCCCATGTCACATTCCTCCTTTTTAGTTGGTAATTCTTGACAGACGGTGTGCCTTGAATGCTTGAGCAATTCTGGTGTAAGAACGGGGTAAACATGtattttgataatccattaaCTACTCCACTACTGTGAAAAAATCCAAAGGGGGTgataatactgtatattttaatgttttcttccctccctctctcattacaggtgattgatttaaagtccAAGACAGTGAAGTCATATGACTCGATGGGCCAGAGACACGATGACCTCTGTAGTCTTTTACTGTGAGTTCTCATTGTGCTCTTAAACTTTGGTTTTCTGGCCATTTAAAATGCTTCTTCCATGTATCACCCTGTATTCTTGCACAATTAATGGCATCAATGTGCTCATTGTCCAGACTCTACCTTAAAGAGGAGCACAAAGCAAAGAAAGGCAGAGAGCTTGACAGCACCAAATGGACTTTTGGAAGCTTAAGGCCCACTGTAAGACAAACTGAGATAAATGACATATCACtaaatagaatttttttttttttactgtaagattAATGTTTTGTACACTGTTCATGTCTCTAGGAGATTCCGCAGCAGAAAAATGGCAGCGACTGTGGTGTTTTTGCCTGTAAATATGCTGACTATATTGCAAAAGGAAGGCCTCTCACCTTTAAACAAGTATACACTTTATGTTCACCTAACATAGTAACACTTTTTGTTTCGTTTTATTTTCTACAGCTTAATTTTTTTCTGAAAGTAacatttgtctctttgtctaCAGTGCCACATGCCTCTCTTCAGGAAATTAATGATTTGGGAAATCCTCAATCAAAAGCTGCTATAGAGGATTGCAACACTCACAATGAACCGCCTAACAACAGTGACTTTCTCAATGGGAGCAACATCTGTGTACAGTAACTACATTGGGAAGAAACAGAGTGGGCCAAAGAAGCGGACTCCACTGACTGAAATCTAACCCAATGTAGCTGTTCTGTTCTGGAGAAATTATAACACGATAGTCTTAAAAGGTGATTGTGTATCTTTTCCTGTCTGGGACGTATTACACTTTGTAATCTCTGAGTTGTAATTGGAGACATTATTGGTAAATAAGAAGTGTATGTATTACACAAGCTTTGGCACTACTGACTGAATTGCTTTTTTATTGACTTTGTTGGTTCTACTGTTTGAAGTTCTGCCTGAAGTGCCTTCAGCCCTCTGACACTGAGCTCAACTTGGAGCATTAGtgcttttgtatatttttttttaaattacttggGCACATAAAACTTAAAAGTCTGACTCagaattaagatttttgcaggTCAGTGATATTTTGGTGCAATTTGGCAGTTCCCCTTCCAATTATGATCAACAGAGTTGATAGCAGCTTACTACAATGCTATTTAGTCATGAACCTTAATCTCTCTGTGACATATAGACAATGAAAATCAAAATACCTCCTTTCCAGTCCATTTTTCAGATAAAAGATGCATGGTTGATTGCTTGTAGTATGTTTGTTCTGCTATTATTTATGACATGACTGGATGAGAAACTGTTTTTGGAGTGTGTATAGTTTGTTTTAGCTCTATGAATGGAGCATTAATAGTTGTTTTTCCGTTGGTAACATAAGGCGCTGTTGGGTTTGTGAATCGTTTCCCATGAGCATATTGCAAGAGGCTACTTAGGGCTATTACATTGACTTAAGTATAGTATACTGCATAGCAAATTActgtacacacatgcatgtctgagtttaatgttttcaaatgtgattatttttctCTCCCTGTAATaaagtatttcattttttttaaattggagtTTGTTATATTTAATGACTCATGTAGTGCTACTAGAGGTGTCAACTGGAGCTGGATGGCATGATTTGAAATCTATATTACAATAAATTGTCACATTTATCTCAACAATACATCACAATATTACATTACAAATGTATTCCGTCTTGGTAGTCTGCTACATCAGGGGATTGTAATGCAAACTGGAGAGCAGGCACACAACTAGTACCACTTCTGGATTTGGTCATTGAATCAGTTATTGAGAATTAAAACATTGTCAATAAACCTGTTACAAAAGGTGCTTTTTATTGCATACAATGCCCcagtgtgtatttgtatattgtATGACTGTATTTCTAACTTAGAGGGCCAGTACAACTgttatattttttgttaaatagCTTCTATGTTAATTTTAGTTTTTGATAAATAAACGTCTAGGGGTGTTAAGATTGGTTTGTATTTATCTTATTATTAATACCAtaatttgattattattttatttacatactGATATAAAGTAATCCAGGGACATATCTCATGCTGCATACTCTCATGCTCTCCTAGGATGAAAGCATCAAGGACGATGGAACGATCTGGAAGGCATGGGCATGACCCATACTACTCTTccttctgattggctagtagtcGTTGCCTTCGTTGGTTGGGTTGGTTCAGAGCAGAGTCGTTTAAGGGTGTATGTCAGGGtaggccaatcagaggcagagtaagtCAGTAGGACGGGACATGCctccggtacagtaggtggcgctatGACGATATAACGTTAGGTCTGACAACCCGCGATAAAACGATAGGATAAAActaaaagaagaacaggaaacGATCTGGTCAAACTGTTCTGCTTTGTGCTAAATTCTGCAGGCGATTAAGTTAAATCAGTCGTTACAGTCAGTTTAACCACGTTCTTTTTACACATCTGCTGACTAGTTAATTTAGCAACAGTAACATGAGCGACAACGAGAAAGATTTTAGGGAGCAGGTGAGTTGTGATTATAAGTTAAGATAACTGTTGAGAacacctaacgttagctagctagctaggt includes:
- the senp2 gene encoding sentrin-specific protease 2 isoform X2 is translated as MYGWIVDGISSLFEPVSGQTPTEWPGKGNVSEKVPTRLGVKAGAQRQDNHGRPAKRNYQSVDVADSVCQSDQVEVKRRRLDVVISFVKKTLTGVAGLLRLRKTTRCEKSRHYEETQPITLMGIDELHTSWLNSTEWRMSKPVSGVNERSGKNPFQSSSPPLMRKYSGAGLPDRGKDRERRGSLQLLPSRPALRVGTTNPDPTCHGFGHNRCYKPSLTVEEAIKQNNKEHYRRLLEMVTEKYSKSQPLPFTQTKPKDESLSQGDHKTAASGKAFESVPRKTGYTAAPSVFTWRNASTTKDRRGSLTTFTHNKTFSGALENTQPARCAKEQAADLDLSTEVATRLNLVDKGTPAVSLPDTHSAHTWHSDDDIPRLTKEMTVEVSCALAQSDPNLVLSAAFKLRITQRDLATLQEGGWLNDEVINFYLSLVMERCSGDAAGLKIYSFSTFFFPKLRGGGGGQAGGHTAVKRWTKAVDLFLFDLILVPLHLGVHWAMAVIDLKSKTVKSYDSMGQRHDDLCSLLLLYLKEEHKAKKGRELDSTKWTFGSLRPTEIPQQKNGSDCGVFACKYADYIAKGRPLTFKQCHMPLFRKLMIWEILNQKLL
- the senp2 gene encoding sentrin-specific protease 2 isoform X1; its protein translation is MYGWIVDGISSLFEPVSGQTPTEWPGKGNVSEKVPTRLGVKAGAQRQDNHGRPAKRNYQSVDVADSVCQSDQVEVKRRRLDVVISFVKKTLTGVAGLLRLRKTTRCEKSRHYEETQPITLMGIDELHTSWLNSTEWRMSKPVSGVNERSGKNPFQSSSPPLMRKYSGAGLPDRGKDRERRGSLQLLPSRPALRVGTTNPDPTCHGFGHNRCYKPSLTVEEAIKQNNKEHYRRLLEMVTEKYSKSQPLPFTQTKPKDESLSQGDHKTAASGKAFESVPRKTGYTAAPSVFTWRNASTTKDRRGSLTTFTHNKTFSGALENTQPARCAKQEQAADLDLSTEVATRLNLVDKGTPAVSLPDTHSAHTWHSDDDIPRLTKEMTVEVSCALAQSDPNLVLSAAFKLRITQRDLATLQEGGWLNDEVINFYLSLVMERCSGDAAGLKIYSFSTFFFPKLRGGGGGQAGGHTAVKRWTKAVDLFLFDLILVPLHLGVHWAMAVIDLKSKTVKSYDSMGQRHDDLCSLLLLYLKEEHKAKKGRELDSTKWTFGSLRPTEIPQQKNGSDCGVFACKYADYIAKGRPLTFKQCHMPLFRKLMIWEILNQKLL